In Methanobrevibacter boviskoreani JH1, one DNA window encodes the following:
- the hypD gene encoding hydrogenase formation protein HypD — MKSLSKELIRRINDLAVPIKIMHVCGSHEHTIMENGIRSLLPPEVEIIAGPGCPVCVVPSREIDESIQLVDKGVTVTTFGDMLRVPGSESSLAEKKAEGGDVRVVYGINRAIEIAEKTDNDVVFIAAGFETTAPTTASEILNEPPENFSVLSCNRMIPPAIDWLINSGQTNLDALIEPGHVCTIIGNKPFEHFSTDYGIPQATAGFNPLDILMAVYMILRQVDRGEPKIENEYKRAVRYEGNTVAQEAMKEVYKVESREWRGFPKIPNSVLEIKDEFSQYNAREKYDIEVKDVNEAPKGCICGPILRGIRKPTDCKLFRNECNPLHPIGACMVSKEGTCNIAYRYSTD; from the coding sequence ATGAAAAGTTTATCAAAGGAACTTATAAGACGTATCAATGATTTAGCGGTTCCTATAAAAATTATGCATGTTTGTGGTTCACATGAACATACAATTATGGAAAATGGAATTAGAAGTTTACTTCCTCCAGAAGTGGAGATCATTGCAGGACCAGGCTGTCCAGTATGTGTTGTACCATCAAGAGAAATTGATGAAAGTATTCAACTTGTAGATAAAGGAGTCACTGTTACAACCTTTGGAGATATGTTAAGAGTTCCAGGTTCCGAAAGTTCCCTTGCAGAGAAAAAAGCTGAAGGCGGGGATGTACGTGTAGTGTATGGAATTAACCGTGCAATTGAAATAGCTGAAAAAACCGATAATGATGTTGTATTTATTGCTGCAGGATTTGAAACAACAGCACCTACAACAGCATCAGAGATATTGAATGAACCACCTGAAAATTTCTCAGTATTGTCCTGTAATAGAATGATACCACCTGCAATTGATTGGTTAATTAATTCCGGACAGACAAATCTTGATGCCCTTATTGAACCGGGACATGTTTGTACCATTATTGGAAACAAACCTTTCGAACATTTCTCAACAGACTATGGCATACCACAGGCAACAGCAGGCTTTAACCCATTGGATATACTTATGGCAGTATACATGATTTTACGTCAAGTCGATAGGGGAGAACCTAAAATAGAAAACGAGTATAAACGTGCTGTACGTTATGAAGGAAATACCGTTGCTCAAGAAGCTATGAAAGAGGTATACAAAGTAGAAAGTAGGGAATGGAGAGGTTTTCCAAAGATACCTAACTCAGTTCTTGAAATCAAGGATGAATTTTCACAGTATAATGCACGTGAAAAATATGATATTGAAGTTAAAGATGTAAATGAGGCACCTAAAGGCTGTATCTGTGGACCAATTCTAAGGGGTATTAGAAAACCTACCGACTGTAAATTATTTAGAAATGAATGTAATCCACTTCACCCAATTGGCGCATGTATGGTTTCTAAAGAGGGAACCTGTAACATTGCATACCGTTATAGTACTGACTAG
- a CDS encoding AAA family ATPase — protein sequence MTDEYTEASNKIIGYIEKNGELDNSQFEKELADFQSKYSPEVLKQLKGKNLLYKMFYNDKNTHNLCHDLEFEHNIFGSIKGGSSYKFTLFKNKENNKWKYGASPKNFKFISEDEAITEAEKIRDALVNGAEYIKETKLETIGDYNKLDNKLNEIFKDILLKPDFVFVHKYFSMIVPDKVSVLHSRNTRIDVLKAFKITLEENTFAQDGQIKLITKGANINHYLIWNYYVELCHTLYNPENKEIWTISAGEDGKYWNRFYEDEIISIGWGDLGDLNDLDENEIEERLNKYYPTGKKQPNNKRALIDFSKKMSIGDIVIIKKGKRELLGLGIITSNYIFDENLNIGEDYCHYRKVDYLINKKAEVPSKISTFSTKTLTPITPYKELCIEIFRKMGYNPIDYKIPYKTNKSPIEIQEYTEKDFLNETLFKKEDFEELINLLKRKKNIILQGPPGVGKTYISKRLAYAMINCKDDDKIEFIQFHQNYSYEDFIQGYKPNEEHFSLENGVFYEFCNKAANNPDNDYFFIIDEINRGNISKIFGEILMLIEKDKRGPKNGIYLTYDKTHKFYVPKNLYIIGMMNTADKSLAIIDYALRRRFVFIDIKPLFDDEYKEILIEKLIDEGTDSELANEIIYKINQLNDEIANDSDLGNGFKIGHSYFLDDEITLNKDSYNSIIKYEIAPLLREYWFDNIEKANQKIEELYL from the coding sequence ATGACTGATGAATATACTGAAGCATCTAATAAAATCATAGGTTATATTGAAAAAAATGGAGAACTTGACAATAGTCAATTTGAAAAAGAACTTGCAGATTTTCAATCCAAATATTCTCCAGAAGTTTTAAAACAATTAAAAGGAAAAAATCTCTTATATAAAATGTTTTATAATGATAAGAATACACATAACTTATGTCATGATTTAGAATTTGAACATAACATATTTGGATCCATTAAAGGAGGGTCTTCATATAAATTCACATTATTTAAAAATAAAGAAAACAATAAATGGAAATACGGTGCTAGCCCTAAAAATTTTAAATTTATCTCTGAAGACGAAGCAATAACTGAAGCTGAGAAAATAAGAGATGCATTAGTTAATGGAGCAGAATATATTAAGGAAACTAAACTTGAAACTATTGGAGATTATAATAAATTAGATAATAAATTAAATGAAATATTCAAGGATATACTACTAAAACCAGATTTCGTCTTTGTACATAAATACTTTTCAATGATAGTTCCAGATAAAGTATCAGTACTACACTCAAGAAACACTAGAATTGATGTTTTAAAAGCATTTAAAATCACACTTGAAGAAAATACTTTTGCCCAAGATGGGCAAATTAAGTTAATTACAAAAGGAGCAAATATTAACCATTACTTAATATGGAATTATTATGTAGAACTCTGCCATACACTTTATAACCCAGAAAACAAAGAGATATGGACAATAAGTGCTGGAGAGGATGGTAAATATTGGAATAGATTCTATGAAGATGAAATAATATCTATAGGATGGGGAGATTTAGGAGATTTAAATGATTTAGATGAAAATGAGATTGAAGAAAGATTAAATAAATATTATCCAACCGGAAAAAAACAACCTAATAATAAAAGAGCATTAATAGATTTTTCTAAAAAAATGAGTATTGGAGATATAGTAATAATAAAAAAGGGCAAAAGAGAATTATTAGGTTTAGGAATAATTACTTCAAATTACATTTTTGATGAAAATTTAAATATAGGTGAAGATTACTGCCATTATAGAAAAGTAGATTATTTAATCAATAAGAAAGCCGAAGTACCATCTAAAATTTCTACATTTTCAACCAAAACATTAACCCCCATTACCCCATATAAAGAGTTATGTATAGAAATATTTAGAAAAATGGGTTATAACCCAATTGACTATAAAATACCCTATAAAACAAACAAATCCCCAATTGAAATTCAAGAGTATACTGAAAAAGACTTCTTAAATGAAACATTATTTAAAAAAGAAGATTTTGAAGAACTTATAAATCTACTTAAAAGAAAGAAAAATATCATTCTACAAGGTCCCCCAGGTGTTGGAAAAACATATATTTCAAAAAGACTTGCATATGCAATGATAAACTGTAAAGATGACGATAAAATAGAATTTATACAATTCCATCAAAACTATTCCTATGAAGATTTTATTCAAGGTTATAAACCAAATGAAGAACATTTTAGTCTTGAAAACGGAGTATTTTATGAATTCTGCAATAAAGCAGCAAATAATCCTGACAATGACTATTTCTTTATAATTGATGAAATTAACCGTGGAAATATTAGTAAAATCTTTGGTGAAATTTTAATGCTTATTGAAAAGGATAAAAGAGGACCTAAAAATGGAATTTATTTAACATATGATAAAACCCATAAATTTTATGTTCCGAAAAACCTATACATCATCGGAATGATGAATACTGCAGACAAAAGTCTTGCAATAATTGATTATGCACTTAGAAGAAGATTCGTATTTATTGATATTAAACCATTATTTGATGATGAATATAAAGAAATTTTAATAGAAAAATTAATTGATGAGGGTACAGATAGTGAACTTGCAAATGAGATTATCTATAAAATAAATCAGTTAAATGATGAAATAGCTAATGATTCTGATTTAGGTAATGGGTTTAAAATTGGACACAGTTATTTCTTAGATGATGAAATTACACTTAATAAAGATAGTTATAATTCCATTATTAAATATGAAATAGCTCCTCTTTTAAGAGAATACTGGTTTGACAATATTGAAAAAGCAAATCAAAAAATTGAAGAACTTTATCTTTAA
- a CDS encoding 5-methylcytosine restriction system specificity protein McrC, producing MSENENEIINKIPIKNIYYLLSYAYTYLKIDEDVLKESEDFRHAEDLFARILINSLSSLIKSGFYRNYIVQNDDTSIIRGKINISESIKRQTLVNKRLNCSYDEFDKNVKFNQIIKSTIQYLIELQNLDKKLIEDLKKFRPYFQDISLIKLTKETFRSLKWNKNNKFYRLPIHICQLIYENKLPEDNKKGKIRFKSFRQDKQNEYAKLYEKFVLNFYKKEIDKKGFKAHATKINWKLDESFNNDTKHLPRMNTDITLEYEDKQLIIDTKFYKNIFSSYYNSEIYHSNNLYQIFTYIQNSDFDGEINGVLLYASLAEDIESEFKLQDGKRICIKTLNLNQDWKYIDRDLRKIVNKYLFNKED from the coding sequence ATGTCTGAAAATGAAAATGAAATAATAAACAAAATTCCAATTAAGAATATTTATTATTTGTTAAGTTATGCATATACTTATCTTAAAATAGATGAAGATGTTCTTAAAGAATCTGAAGACTTTAGACATGCAGAAGATTTGTTTGCAAGGATTTTAATAAACTCCTTAAGTTCCCTAATTAAAAGCGGATTTTATAGAAATTACATTGTTCAAAACGACGATACTTCAATTATTAGAGGTAAAATAAATATTTCAGAATCTATAAAAAGGCAGACATTAGTAAATAAAAGATTAAATTGCAGTTATGACGAATTTGATAAAAATGTAAAATTTAATCAGATTATTAAAAGTACAATCCAATATTTAATAGAACTACAAAATTTAGATAAAAAATTAATCGAAGATTTAAAAAAATTTAGACCTTATTTTCAGGATATCTCCTTGATAAAACTTACAAAAGAAACATTTCGCTCATTAAAATGGAATAAAAACAATAAATTCTATAGATTGCCAATCCACATTTGTCAATTAATATATGAAAATAAGCTTCCAGAAGATAATAAAAAAGGAAAAATTAGATTTAAAAGTTTTAGGCAAGATAAACAAAATGAATATGCCAAGTTATATGAGAAATTTGTTCTTAATTTCTACAAGAAAGAGATTGATAAAAAAGGATTTAAAGCACATGCCACTAAAATAAATTGGAAATTAGATGAAAGTTTTAATAATGATACAAAACACCTTCCAAGAATGAATACAGATATTACGCTCGAATATGAAGATAAACAGCTGATTATCGATACCAAATTTTATAAAAATATATTTTCCTCATATTATAATAGTGAAATATATCATTCTAATAATCTTTATCAAATTTTTACATATATTCAAAACAGCGATTTTGATGGTGAAATTAATGGAGTCTTACTTTATGCCTCATTAGCTGAGGATATAGAATCGGAATTTAAACTTCAAGATGGTAAAAGAATATGTATAAAAACTTTAAACTTAAATCAAGACTGGAAATATATTGATAGAGACTTAAGAAAAATAGTAAATAAATATTTATTTAATAAAGAGGATTAA
- a CDS encoding cytidylyltransferase domain-containing protein yields MIENKQVLVVIPARGGSKSIPGKNIRFLADKPLVAHVISTVKQSKYVDKVVVSTDDTKIQFIASKYGASTLFRSSELARDDVPLDPVIYDAVVREEKMLMDTFDLVFTIQPTSPLLKLSTLNHAIEQLATNDFDTIISVVDDRALTWGYDESKDSFYPLYNERLNRQYLPKTYKETGAILGTKRNYVTENSRIGENIGLIEVSKDESVDIDNYEDWWVAEKILNRKRIILKTDATNIIGTGHVYRCLSLASKLTNHEVMFLLDENKPLGIEIVSSHNYKYITHNGKDDLIEKIISYNPDIVINDILDTDENYMLQLKDLDYFLINFEDLGPGTKYADVVFDALYEHNDDIPNLYAGPDYYMLRGEFYYQSFKFIQEEVGEVLLTFGGTDPNNLTEKTLKAILDSGYNKSITVILGLGYSDKEGIKSKYDGNINVRILENVKNMSEYMAKADIIFTSAGRTMYEVASLAVPCICLCQNERELTHKFGSRENGFINLGLGSNVSEDEIIDTFIELLNNFELREELAESMRKIDLKHGYENIMNILRIKYRQNMRKKELKTGQLDFSEL; encoded by the coding sequence ATGATTGAAAATAAACAGGTATTAGTAGTTATTCCGGCAAGAGGCGGATCTAAAAGTATTCCTGGTAAAAACATTAGGTTTTTAGCAGATAAGCCTTTAGTTGCTCACGTAATAAGTACTGTTAAACAATCTAAATATGTCGATAAAGTTGTGGTATCAACAGACGACACTAAAATACAATTTATTGCAAGTAAATATGGTGCTTCCACATTATTTCGAAGTTCAGAACTAGCACGTGATGATGTTCCACTTGATCCTGTAATCTATGATGCGGTGGTTCGTGAGGAGAAAATGTTAATGGATACATTTGATTTGGTTTTTACTATTCAGCCAACCTCCCCTCTTCTTAAACTATCCACTTTAAATCATGCTATAGAACAATTGGCAACAAATGACTTTGATACAATTATCAGTGTTGTGGATGATAGGGCATTGACTTGGGGATATGATGAGTCTAAAGACTCCTTCTATCCATTGTATAATGAAAGATTGAATAGGCAATATTTGCCTAAGACATATAAGGAAACAGGAGCTATTTTAGGTACTAAACGAAATTATGTAACTGAAAACTCCCGTATTGGTGAAAACATTGGTCTGATTGAGGTATCCAAAGATGAAAGTGTGGATATAGATAATTATGAGGATTGGTGGGTTGCAGAAAAGATTCTAAATAGGAAACGTATTATCCTAAAAACAGATGCGACTAACATTATTGGAACAGGTCATGTCTATAGATGTTTGTCTTTGGCATCCAAACTTACAAATCATGAGGTCATGTTCTTGTTAGATGAGAATAAACCCCTTGGAATTGAGATTGTAAGTAGTCATAATTATAAGTATATTACTCACAATGGCAAGGATGATTTAATTGAAAAGATCATTAGTTATAATCCGGATATTGTAATTAACGATATTCTTGATACTGACGAGAATTATATGTTACAACTTAAGGATTTGGATTATTTCTTAATCAATTTTGAAGACTTAGGTCCCGGAACAAAATATGCCGATGTTGTATTTGATGCATTGTATGAACATAATGATGATATTCCAAACCTCTATGCAGGTCCTGACTATTATATGCTAAGGGGAGAATTCTACTATCAATCATTCAAATTTATTCAGGAAGAGGTTGGTGAGGTCCTTTTAACATTTGGTGGTACTGATCCTAATAATCTTACAGAAAAAACCTTAAAAGCTATTTTAGACTCCGGATATAATAAGAGCATTACGGTCATTTTAGGTTTAGGCTATTCTGATAAAGAGGGAATTAAAAGTAAATATGATGGAAATATTAATGTCAGAATCCTTGAGAACGTTAAAAATATGAGTGAGTATATGGCTAAGGCGGACATTATATTCACTTCTGCAGGAAGAACAATGTATGAGGTTGCATCACTTGCCGTACCTTGTATATGTTTATGTCAAAACGAAAGGGAATTAACCCATAAGTTTGGCTCAAGGGAAAATGGTTTCATAAACCTTGGTTTAGGTAGTAATGTTAGTGAGGATGAGATTATCGATACATTTATAGAACTTCTAAATAACTTCGAGCTAAGGGAGGAACTAGCGGAATCTATGAGGAAGATTGATTTAAAGCATGGTTATGAGAATATCATGAATATTCTAAGAATCAAGTATAGACAGAACATGAGGAAGAAGGAATTAAAAACAGGTCAACTAGACTTTAGTGAATTGTGA
- a CDS encoding N-acetylneuraminate synthase family protein has product MSIFKNKPFLIAEIGVNYYDIAKKENISNMEAAKLMVKEAKESGCDGVKFQTYKAETIASKNSPAYWDLNEEPTTSQFELFKKFDSFGKDQYRELADYCNEIGIMFLSTPFDFESVDYLDEFMDVYKISSSDLNNIPFIKKIALKGKPIILSTGASTMEEVKNSIKVIEDTNPDIEIGILHCVLSYPTDFEDANLLMIKNLKDTFPDYDIGYSDHTKPDDKMLTLTTAYLYGADIIEKHFTLDKTLKGNDHYHAMDPDDVRVFKDNIRFINTINGQYEKVPLPCESESRLQARRSIVAASDIQKGQTITEEMLTFKRPGSGISPDKIDSVIGKTAKSNIYSDDILSYDMFE; this is encoded by the coding sequence ATGAGTATTTTTAAGAATAAACCATTTTTAATAGCGGAAATTGGTGTGAACTATTATGATATTGCAAAAAAGGAAAATATCTCTAACATGGAAGCTGCAAAATTAATGGTTAAAGAGGCAAAAGAATCTGGTTGTGATGGAGTAAAGTTTCAAACATATAAGGCAGAAACAATTGCCAGTAAGAATTCACCGGCATATTGGGATTTAAACGAAGAACCTACAACTAGCCAATTTGAGCTATTTAAGAAATTTGACTCCTTTGGAAAAGACCAATATAGGGAACTTGCAGACTATTGTAATGAGATAGGAATAATGTTTTTATCCACACCATTTGATTTTGAATCTGTTGACTATCTTGATGAGTTTATGGATGTTTATAAAATATCCTCTTCTGATTTAAACAATATTCCTTTTATCAAGAAGATTGCACTTAAGGGAAAACCTATAATATTATCAACCGGTGCCTCTACAATGGAGGAGGTAAAGAATTCTATAAAGGTTATTGAGGATACAAATCCGGATATTGAAATTGGAATATTGCACTGTGTTCTGTCTTATCCAACCGATTTTGAGGATGCAAATCTTTTAATGATTAAAAATCTTAAAGATACTTTTCCAGATTATGATATTGGTTATTCCGATCATACTAAACCTGATGATAAGATGCTAACTTTAACAACTGCCTATCTTTATGGTGCAGACATCATTGAGAAACATTTCACATTGGATAAAACTTTAAAAGGTAATGATCATTACCATGCAATGGATCCTGATGATGTACGGGTATTTAAGGACAATATTAGATTTATAAATACCATTAATGGTCAATATGAAAAGGTTCCACTTCCATGTGAAAGTGAATCCCGTCTTCAGGCAAGACGTTCAATTGTCGCTGCATCGGATATTCAAAAAGGTCAAACAATTACAGAGGAGATGTTAACGTTTAAGCGTCCCGGCTCAGGTATCTCTCCAGATAAAATTGATAGTGTCATTGGAAAGACAGCAAAATCTAACATATACTCTGATGATATTTTAAGTTATGATATGTTTGAATAA
- the modA gene encoding molybdate ABC transporter substrate-binding protein — MKILIVAIIVIIAAVVVGLYATGSFNTSSSDNSLQGQEVHVAAAASLKNVYDQKLIPMFEEKYPGVKVTPTYASSGDLQKQIENGLDADVFMSAGNKQMNALVDEGLVDNSTNVQSLENKLVLIVPADSNTNVSSFKDLKDVNGTIAIGDPKSVPAGQYANESLHNLGIWDDVEPKLSLATDVTAVLNQVAQGSADYGIVYATDAKSNDDVKVVCEAPKDSLKTIIYPVAPLKSSENDTATQKFMEFLQSQEAQQVFEDYGFTIHN, encoded by the coding sequence ATGAAAATATTAATAGTTGCTATAATTGTAATAATAGCGGCTGTTGTAGTAGGTTTATATGCTACTGGTTCTTTTAATACTTCTTCCTCAGATAATAGTTTACAAGGACAGGAAGTTCATGTGGCTGCTGCAGCTAGTTTGAAAAATGTCTATGATCAGAAACTAATTCCGATGTTTGAGGAAAAGTATCCTGGTGTAAAAGTTACTCCTACTTATGCTTCTAGTGGGGATTTACAAAAACAAATTGAAAATGGTTTAGATGCAGATGTATTCATGTCTGCAGGTAATAAACAGATGAATGCTTTAGTTGATGAAGGTTTAGTTGATAACAGTACTAATGTTCAATCTTTAGAAAACAAGCTTGTTTTAATTGTACCTGCTGATTCAAATACTAACGTATCTTCATTTAAAGATTTAAAAGATGTAAATGGTACTATTGCTATTGGTGATCCTAAGTCTGTACCTGCTGGACAATATGCTAATGAATCATTACATAATCTCGGTATATGGGATGATGTTGAGCCTAAATTATCCTTAGCTACAGATGTAACTGCTGTATTAAATCAAGTAGCTCAAGGTTCTGCTGATTATGGTATTGTATATGCTACTGATGCTAAATCAAACGATGATGTTAAAGTAGTATGTGAAGCTCCTAAAGATTCTTTAAAAACTATCATTTACCCTGTAGCTCCTCTTAAATCTTCTGAAAATGATACTGCTACACAAAAATTCATGGAATTCTTACAATCTCAAGAAGCTCAACAAGTATTTGAAGATTATGGATTTACTATTCATAATTAA
- the modB gene encoding molybdate ABC transporter permease subunit produces the protein MMDWTPIGISMKTASLSILITFFLGLIVAWIIVKIKNDTIKIVLDGIFTLPIVLPPTVVGFFLLYIFGVRGPIGRFLIEYFSVKIAFSWSATVIAAVVMSFPLMYRSARGAYEQVDSNLLDAGRTLGMSEWKIFWKILFANALPGIISGGILAYARGLGEFGATAMLAGNIAGETRTLPMAVYSEVAAGNMMDASNYVIFIVIIAFIAIFIMDYVTIRKEKQWK, from the coding sequence ATGATGGATTGGACACCTATTGGAATTTCAATGAAAACAGCAAGTTTATCAATCTTGATAACCTTTTTTCTAGGTTTGATTGTTGCTTGGATCATTGTTAAAATTAAAAACGACACAATAAAAATCGTTCTTGATGGTATTTTCACATTACCTATCGTATTACCTCCTACCGTTGTAGGATTCTTTTTATTGTATATTTTTGGGGTTAGAGGACCTATTGGTCGTTTTTTAATTGAATACTTCTCTGTGAAAATTGCTTTTTCATGGTCTGCAACTGTTATTGCAGCAGTAGTCATGTCCTTTCCATTAATGTATCGTTCTGCTAGAGGTGCATATGAACAAGTGGATTCTAACCTATTGGATGCTGGCCGTACATTAGGTATGTCTGAGTGGAAAATTTTCTGGAAAATCTTATTTGCAAATGCATTACCTGGAATCATTAGTGGGGGAATTCTTGCTTATGCCCGTGGTTTAGGCGAGTTCGGTGCAACTGCTATGCTTGCAGGTAATATTGCAGGAGAAACCAGGACTCTCCCAATGGCTGTTTATTCTGAGGTAGCAGCAGGAAATATGATGGACGCTTCTAATTATGTAATATTCATTGTTATAATTGCATTTATAGCTATTTTCATTATGGATTATGTTACTATACGTAAAGAAAAACAATGGAAATAA
- a CDS encoding sulfate/molybdate ABC transporter ATP-binding protein, whose product MGNKLLKVDIQKELKEFDLEVDFELKKGCLGILGPSGGGKSMTLKSIAGIVDPDSGVVSLTTDKETIYYDSNKKINLKPQDRKVGYLFQNYALFPNMTVEENVACGLSKDDDKSIVSDMIKRFHLEGLEKRYPRQLSGGQQQRVALARIIAYGPDVILLDEPFSAMDTVLKEKLRIELINLLDDFDGLSILVTHDRDEAFQFCDELLVLDKGEIIAKGTTHEIFENPRNVQVAKLTGLKNISKIEMIDDYHLKALDWDVEFEVAKKISPNITHIGIRAHDFHPSRKDDVNVVGTLNASKLERPFEWEITLANGIWWKVDKQIYEHEFDIPNYLKVDPKNIVLLEEN is encoded by the coding sequence ATGGGTAATAAATTGTTAAAAGTAGATATTCAAAAGGAACTTAAAGAATTTGATTTGGAAGTCGATTTTGAATTAAAAAAGGGTTGTTTAGGTATTCTTGGACCTTCCGGTGGCGGTAAAAGTATGACATTAAAATCCATTGCAGGAATTGTGGATCCTGATAGTGGTGTTGTAAGTTTAACCACTGATAAAGAAACAATTTATTATGACTCAAATAAAAAAATTAATTTGAAACCTCAAGATAGGAAGGTAGGTTACTTATTTCAAAATTATGCATTATTTCCTAACATGACTGTTGAGGAAAATGTTGCATGTGGTTTATCTAAGGATGATGATAAAAGCATTGTATCTGACATGATTAAGCGTTTTCATTTAGAGGGATTAGAAAAAAGATATCCTAGACAGCTATCAGGTGGTCAACAACAAAGGGTAGCTTTAGCTCGCATTATAGCTTATGGTCCCGATGTTATATTGTTGGATGAACCGTTCAGTGCAATGGATACAGTTTTAAAGGAAAAATTACGTATTGAATTAATTAATTTACTGGATGATTTTGACGGTTTGTCAATCTTAGTTACTCATGACCGTGATGAAGCATTTCAATTCTGTGATGAGCTTTTAGTATTGGACAAAGGCGAAATTATTGCAAAGGGAACTACCCATGAAATCTTTGAAAATCCTAGAAATGTCCAAGTCGCTAAACTTACTGGACTTAAAAATATTTCTAAAATTGAGATGATTGATGATTATCATCTTAAGGCTTTAGATTGGGATGTTGAATTTGAAGTAGCTAAGAAGATTTCACCTAACATTACCCATATCGGAATAAGGGCCCATGATTTCCATCCTTCAAGAAAAGATGATGTAAATGTAGTTGGAACCTTAAATGCAAGTAAATTAGAAAGACCTTTTGAATGGGAAATAACACTTGCAAATGGTATATGGTGGAAAGTCGATAAGCAGATTTATGAACATGAGTTTGACATTCCCAATTATTTAAAAGTAGATCCTAAAAACATAGTTCTATTAGAAGAGAATTAA